The following are from one region of the Stigmatella ashevillena genome:
- a CDS encoding aldo/keto reductase yields the protein MKLRKLGRSDIEISPIGLGCWQFSDGAGLVGGFWEALPSDTVQDIVDASLRGGINWFDTAEVYGQGRSEQVLSTTLTRLGKKPGDVVIATKWWPTLKSASSIGKTIGSRVSALSPFGIDLHQIHHAWAFASIQAQADAMADLVQAGKIRTVGVSNFSASQMRAAHAALAKRGVPLVSNQMLYNLLDRRIESNGVLAAAQELGITLIAYSPLAQGLLSGKFHDDPALIRTRVGPRRFMPQYRARGLARSRPLIDELRKVAAAHGVTASQVALNWLVHFHGETVVAIPGATKRTHAEENVGAAGFTLSQEELRRIEELSRPFL from the coding sequence ATGAAGCTGCGAAAGCTGGGGCGCTCGGACATCGAGATTTCTCCCATCGGGCTGGGGTGCTGGCAGTTCTCCGATGGGGCCGGTCTGGTGGGGGGCTTCTGGGAAGCCCTGCCCTCCGACACGGTCCAGGACATCGTCGATGCGTCCCTGCGCGGGGGCATCAACTGGTTCGATACCGCCGAGGTCTACGGACAGGGCCGCTCCGAGCAAGTGCTCTCCACCACGCTCACGCGCCTGGGGAAGAAGCCGGGCGACGTCGTCATCGCGACCAAGTGGTGGCCCACGCTGAAGAGCGCGTCCAGCATCGGCAAGACGATCGGCAGCCGGGTGTCTGCCCTCAGCCCCTTTGGGATCGACCTGCATCAAATCCACCACGCGTGGGCGTTCGCGTCGATCCAGGCGCAGGCCGACGCGATGGCGGATCTGGTCCAGGCCGGCAAGATTCGCACGGTGGGGGTCAGCAACTTCTCCGCGAGCCAGATGCGTGCTGCCCATGCCGCGCTCGCCAAGCGAGGCGTTCCGCTCGTCTCCAATCAGATGCTCTACAACCTGCTCGACCGGCGGATCGAATCGAACGGGGTGCTCGCCGCCGCCCAGGAGCTGGGCATTACCCTCATCGCCTACTCCCCCCTCGCGCAGGGGTTGCTGTCGGGCAAGTTCCACGATGATCCCGCGCTCATCCGCACCCGGGTGGGGCCGCGCAGGTTCATGCCGCAGTACCGGGCTCGAGGGCTGGCTCGCAGCCGCCCGCTCATCGACGAGCTCCGGAAGGTGGCCGCCGCCCATGGGGTAACGGCCTCGCAGGTGGCCCTCAACTGGCTCGTCCACTTCCATGGCGAGACGGTGGTGGCCATTCCAGGCGCGACGAAGCGGACCCATGCCGAGGAGAATGTCGGGGCGGCGGGGTTCACCCTTTCGCAGGAGGAATTGCGCCGCATCGAGGAGCTGTCACGGCCGTTCCTCTGA
- a CDS encoding YecA family protein: MSKPGRNAPCPCGSGKKYKVCHASEDRARAASPPAAAHPLTGDLRAAMDLLGDPNLSRLSGALEHLGALLAEWGPTPGLRFDETAFDAHISKALEALAGTAEQEPARDKRELLVGTVRQLGTRAFLDTFRESVLKRAAEPGRSPEDKQALCVGALLASAQGRGSRFNPEDIPVLDVIFEVQFREWCSRHQELAHKLEALSRFAEEDLSAGAREALQKAKEGDVDALLQHVQSDPLLVERITREAQERSARVEAKLRDPASPPLFAPEEELWFTCVLWEPLRAVKAAATDATTRRAAVANLIRAVKAALDSELLEGLLSRLRAKAGDTTLDETTRAWFTDASIAVEAEPSRVVMAALFTASQEAQGRSAEEMVLLADLKAQPAWTAGDLEPYGQFLESTGLTAAAQRIRRCQEWLREHPLSLATENV; this comes from the coding sequence GTGAGCAAGCCTGGACGCAATGCTCCCTGCCCCTGTGGGAGCGGCAAGAAGTACAAGGTGTGTCACGCCTCCGAGGATCGCGCCCGCGCGGCGTCTCCGCCCGCGGCCGCGCATCCGCTCACCGGAGACCTCCGGGCCGCCATGGACCTCCTGGGCGATCCGAATCTCTCCCGGCTGTCTGGGGCGCTGGAGCACCTCGGCGCCCTGCTGGCCGAATGGGGCCCAACCCCCGGCCTGCGCTTCGACGAGACCGCCTTCGACGCCCACATCAGCAAGGCCCTCGAAGCCCTCGCCGGCACCGCCGAACAGGAACCAGCACGGGACAAGCGCGAGTTGCTGGTGGGAACCGTGCGCCAGTTGGGTACCCGCGCCTTCCTCGACACCTTCCGTGAGAGTGTCCTCAAGCGCGCGGCCGAGCCTGGGCGCTCCCCCGAGGACAAACAGGCCCTGTGCGTGGGCGCGCTGCTCGCCTCGGCCCAGGGCCGGGGCTCCCGCTTCAATCCCGAGGACATCCCGGTCCTCGATGTCATCTTCGAGGTCCAGTTCCGCGAGTGGTGCTCCCGCCACCAGGAGCTGGCCCACAAGCTCGAGGCCCTGTCCCGCTTCGCCGAGGAAGACCTCTCCGCCGGGGCCCGTGAAGCGCTGCAGAAGGCCAAGGAGGGGGACGTGGATGCGCTGCTCCAGCACGTCCAGTCGGATCCCCTCCTCGTCGAGCGCATCACCCGCGAGGCCCAAGAGCGCTCGGCCCGTGTCGAGGCGAAGCTGCGCGACCCCGCCTCCCCGCCCCTCTTCGCGCCCGAGGAGGAGCTGTGGTTCACCTGCGTCCTCTGGGAGCCGCTGCGCGCGGTGAAGGCAGCCGCCACGGATGCCACCACCCGCCGGGCCGCCGTGGCGAACCTCATCCGTGCGGTAAAGGCAGCGCTCGACTCCGAGCTGCTCGAGGGACTGCTCTCGCGCCTGCGCGCGAAAGCCGGGGACACCACCCTCGACGAAACCACCCGGGCCTGGTTCACCGATGCCTCCATCGCCGTGGAAGCGGAGCCCTCCCGCGTGGTGATGGCCGCGCTCTTCACCGCCAGCCAGGAAGCGCAAGGGCGCTCCGCCGAGGAGATGGTGTTGCTCGCGGACCTCAAGGCCCAACCGGCGTGGACCGCCGGAGACCTCGAGCCCTACGGCCAGTTCCTCGAGTCCACGGGACTGACCGCGGCCGCCCAGCGCATCCGCCGCTGCCAGGAGTGGCTGCGCGAACATCCCCTCTCGCTCGCCACCGAGAACGTCTGA
- a CDS encoding cyclic nucleotide-binding domain-containing protein, translated as MTDTLQQHRQRGARFIALDHLEEALAEYEKLVKAAPDDGTGRQQVAELLARLGRKAEAVAAYEEAALAWARAGQLLRAIVVCKALLRLDPGHTRTQRSLADLYGWRVKPGGRSPASLAAMAEFELLPEGAGPSVGMPVVPLFSQLGREPFAAVLEAMEVRTHPAKQSVVVEGEPGASMFALVEGTLEVVRHFQDGTRRKVGELAEGAFFGELALISEGPRLASVVAAVPVVLLEFTRAKLAELVRRHPVVGQVVQAFYRERMVENLLRNNPAFSLLKPEQKQAVVREFTLEAVAEGEVLLTQGQEGDAFYLLLRGCCTPYHVKPDGREKAYPELREGAVFGEISLLLGKPVTATVRANTASVVLRLDRAAFERLILGLPGIRGALMKVGTERLQRTAKLLSGREVHDGDLRV; from the coding sequence ATGACGGACACGCTTCAACAGCACCGCCAGAGGGGCGCGCGGTTCATCGCGCTGGACCACCTGGAGGAGGCGCTCGCCGAGTACGAGAAGCTGGTGAAGGCAGCCCCCGACGACGGCACGGGCCGGCAGCAGGTGGCCGAGCTGTTGGCCCGGCTTGGCCGCAAAGCGGAGGCCGTGGCCGCGTACGAGGAGGCGGCGCTGGCGTGGGCACGTGCCGGGCAACTGCTGCGCGCCATCGTGGTGTGCAAGGCGCTGCTGCGGCTGGACCCGGGACACACCCGGACCCAGCGGTCGCTGGCGGACCTGTACGGGTGGCGGGTGAAGCCCGGGGGACGGAGCCCGGCCTCGCTGGCGGCCATGGCCGAGTTCGAGCTGCTTCCGGAAGGGGCGGGCCCCTCGGTGGGGATGCCGGTGGTGCCCCTCTTCTCGCAGCTCGGGCGTGAGCCCTTCGCGGCGGTGCTGGAGGCGATGGAGGTGCGCACGCATCCGGCGAAGCAGTCCGTGGTGGTGGAGGGCGAGCCGGGGGCTTCGATGTTCGCCCTGGTGGAGGGCACCCTGGAGGTGGTGCGCCACTTCCAGGATGGGACGCGGCGCAAGGTGGGGGAGCTGGCGGAGGGCGCCTTCTTTGGAGAGCTGGCGTTGATCTCGGAAGGGCCCCGGCTCGCGAGCGTGGTGGCGGCGGTCCCCGTGGTGCTGCTGGAGTTCACGCGGGCGAAGCTCGCGGAGTTGGTGCGCAGGCACCCGGTGGTGGGGCAGGTGGTGCAGGCCTTCTACCGCGAGCGGATGGTGGAGAACCTGCTGCGCAACAACCCGGCGTTCTCCCTGCTGAAGCCGGAGCAGAAGCAGGCGGTGGTGCGGGAGTTCACGCTCGAGGCGGTGGCGGAAGGGGAGGTGCTCCTGACGCAGGGGCAGGAGGGGGATGCGTTCTATCTGCTGCTGCGCGGTTGCTGCACGCCGTACCACGTCAAGCCGGACGGGCGGGAGAAGGCGTATCCGGAGCTCCGGGAGGGGGCCGTCTTCGGAGAGATTTCCTTGCTCCTGGGCAAGCCCGTGACGGCGACGGTGCGCGCCAACACCGCGAGCGTGGTGCTGCGGTTGGACCGGGCCGCCTTCGAGCGGCTCATCCTCGGGCTGCCGGGCATCCGGGGCGCCTTGATGAAGGTGGGAACGGAGCGGCTCCAGCGGACGGCGAAGCTGCTCTCGGGCCGGGAAGTCCACGACGGCGACCTGCGCGTCTGA
- a CDS encoding cyclic nucleotide-binding domain-containing protein — protein MAHSVAEVDILENGAGVGSAGGSAYQVVQWLAMRGEVDTAVQLYEDLSAAQRERLLREASAASVEERKGLVEVLRRARDFIGAARLLQGSGSEAEAASLYEQGGSQVEAAEAYLRSGDIARAAEALERGGALERALELYRGLGARESMAQCLARLGRPLEAAAVYRELGNVHAEVEALCGVPVDDAKHLESVLRICTLLDNEGQTRRALALLVDTLRGSEDARSDPAVLAEQARLLKRVGRDTEANEVLARLPGVGPQLSSVPQVARTPSAPSGYGYLKAIPIFGELALDDMKDLYRVAQQVLIPEGATVLEKGTQGSGLFVLLEGTVDVFSGPEQDAKRLNTLGPGAHLGEISLIQDGVTSAQVRARTAVRALRITRAGFQHYLDTHDSAALRIYRLFTRNLAARVRALST, from the coding sequence ATGGCGCATTCCGTGGCGGAGGTCGACATCTTGGAGAATGGGGCGGGGGTAGGCTCGGCGGGAGGGAGCGCCTACCAGGTGGTGCAATGGCTCGCCATGCGGGGTGAAGTGGACACGGCGGTGCAGCTCTACGAGGACTTGAGCGCGGCGCAGCGCGAGCGGCTGCTGCGTGAAGCGAGCGCGGCCTCGGTCGAGGAGCGCAAGGGGCTGGTGGAGGTGTTGCGGCGGGCGCGGGACTTCATCGGCGCGGCGCGGCTGCTGCAAGGCAGTGGTTCGGAGGCGGAGGCGGCGTCCCTGTACGAGCAGGGAGGCAGTCAGGTGGAGGCGGCGGAGGCCTATCTTCGCTCCGGAGACATTGCCCGGGCGGCCGAAGCGCTGGAGCGGGGCGGGGCCCTGGAGCGGGCGCTGGAGCTGTACCGGGGGCTCGGGGCGCGTGAGTCCATGGCGCAGTGTCTGGCGCGGCTGGGCCGGCCGCTGGAGGCGGCGGCGGTGTACCGCGAGCTGGGCAACGTGCATGCCGAGGTCGAGGCGCTGTGCGGCGTGCCCGTGGATGATGCGAAGCACCTGGAGTCCGTGCTGCGCATCTGCACCTTGCTGGACAACGAGGGGCAGACGCGCAGGGCGCTGGCGCTGCTGGTGGACACCCTCCGAGGCTCGGAAGATGCGCGCTCGGATCCCGCCGTGCTCGCCGAGCAGGCGCGGTTGCTCAAGCGGGTCGGGCGGGATACGGAGGCCAATGAGGTGCTCGCGCGCCTGCCGGGCGTCGGCCCTCAGCTCTCGTCGGTGCCGCAGGTGGCCCGGACGCCGTCGGCCCCCAGTGGCTATGGCTACCTGAAGGCCATTCCCATCTTCGGAGAGCTGGCCCTGGACGACATGAAGGACCTGTACCGGGTGGCTCAGCAGGTGCTCATCCCGGAGGGGGCCACGGTGCTGGAGAAGGGGACGCAGGGCTCAGGCCTCTTCGTGCTGCTGGAGGGCACGGTGGATGTGTTCAGCGGCCCGGAGCAGGACGCCAAGCGGCTCAACACGCTGGGGCCTGGCGCGCACCTGGGGGAAATCTCCCTCATCCAGGACGGGGTGACCTCGGCCCAGGTGCGCGCGCGCACGGCGGTGCGGGCCCTCAGAATCACCCGGGCCGGTTTCCAGCACTACCTGGACACGCACGACTCGGCGGCGTTGCGCATCTACCGGCTCTTTACCCGGAATCTCGCGGCGCGCGTGCGCGCGCTCAGCACGTGA